TCACCTACCAGAAGGGCTCCTCGGTCCGGATCAACTCCGGCCCGTTCATGGATTTCAGCGGGGTCGTCGACGAGATCCTGCCCGAGAAGGAGAAGGTGCGCGTGCTGGTGTCGATCTTCGGCCGGGAGACGCCGGTGGAGCTCGATTTCGCGCAGGTGGAGAAGATCTGACGCGCGCGCGTCCACGGAGGCGTTATGAAGAAGATTGCCGCCATCGTCAAACTGCAGATCCCCGCGGGGAAGGCCACCCCCGCCCCGCCGGTGGGGCCGGCGTTGGGCCAGCACGGCGTGAACATCATGGAGTTCTGCAAGTCCTACAACGAGAAGACGGCCAGGCAGGTGGGGACGATCGTCCCGGTGGAAATCACGGTCTTTGCCGACCGGACGTTCACCTTCGTCATGAAGACCCCCCCGGCTTCGGTGCTGCTGAAGAAGGCGGCGGGGCTGGAGAAGGCCTCCGGCGAGCCCAATAAAAAGAAGGTCGGGAAGGTGACCAAACAGCAGATCCGGGAGATCGCGGAAACGAAGCTCACGGATCTGAACACCAAGGACCTCGACGCGGCCATGCGCATGATCGAAGGCACGGCGCGGAGCATGGGGATCGAGGTCGGCTAACCCCTCCCGCGCATCCCGCGGGGTGCGCCGGGGGAACGCCGCCAAGTCGGGAACCGGCACGCAGGAGGGATACGAGATGGCCATGCACGGGAAGCGCTACCGAGAGGCGGCGAAGCTGATCGGCGAAGGGCAGGCGTACGATCCGCAGGCCGCCATCGCGATCATCAAGCAAATGCCCGGCACGAAGTTTGACCAGACGGTCGAGGTCGATATCCGCCTCGGGATCGACTCGAAGCAGGCGGATCAGCAGGTGCGGGGCACGGTCGTCCTGCCCCACGGGACGGGCAAGACCGTCCGCCTCCTGGTGTTCGCGAAGGGCGAGAAGGTGAAGGAAGCCCAGGAGGCCGGCGCCGACTACGTCGGGCTCGAGGAGTTCGTGGAGAAGATCCAGGGGGGCTGGCTCGAGTTTGATGTGGCCGCCGCGGCCCCCGACGTCATGAACGTGGTCGGCCGACTCGGCCGCGTGCTCGGCCCGCGGGGGCTGATGCCGAACCCCAAGGCAGGAACGGTCACCTTTGATCTGGCGCGGGCCGTGAAGGAGATCAAGGCCGGGAAGATCGAGTACCGCGTCGACAAGTTCGGCATCCTCCACGTGCCGGTGGGCAAGCTCTCCTTCGCGGAGCCGTCGCTGCTGGAGAACTTCACGGTGCTGCTGACCGCGATCCTCCGGGCAAAGCCGGCCTCCAGCAAGGGGCAGTACCTTCGAAGCATCAGCCTCTCCGCCACGATGAGCCCGGGCATCGCGATCGATCCGGCCAAGGTCTCGTCGCTGGCCACGGCGGGGGCGGCGTAGCGGCGCTCGGTTTGACTTCGCGGGGGGGTCGATGCTATAGTACGTGGCGTCGGCATCACCCAAACAGTAGTGCCGTAGACAACGGGTGCGCGGAGCGCGCGTAAAGGTCGGCCGACCGCCCGTCGAGGCTCACGCAGGTGGAGGGTCCTCGTCTACGGGGGGGCCTTTTTTCTTTCCCCCAGCGTGGGGGGTCCCGGGCGGGATGCCCGTAAGGAGGAATGGATGGCGAATCCGAGGCCGGAAAAGGTCGCGATGGTGGAGGAACTGGAGCAGCGGCTTCGTGGGGCGTCCATCGTCATCCTCACCGACTACCGGGGGCTGACCGTCGCGGAGATCGGGGCGCTCCGGGGACGGCTGCGGGACGCGAATGTCGACTACCGGGTGGCCAAGAACACGCTGCTCGCGCTCGCGGCCGAGCGGTGCGGGCTCCCCGCCCTCGCCGGCTTCCTGACCGGCCCGACCGCGGTGGTATTTGGGCGCGACGACCCGGGGGTGCCGGCGCGCGTGCTCCAGGAGTTCATCCGGCAGTACCGGAAGCTGGAGATCAAAGGCGGGGTCCTGGGAGGTCAGGCCCTCGACGCGGACGAGGTTCGGACCCTCGCCACGCTGCCCAGCCGCGGCGAATTGCTGAGCCGGGCGATCGGCATGATCCAGGCGCCCCTGCGGGCGGTCGTGATGACATTGAACGCGCCGGCGCGCGGGCTGGTGCAAGCCCTGGACGCCCTTCGCATCAAGCGGGAGCCCGAGCGCCCCGCCGCTTCGGCGGCAGACGCCGGGGACCCCGGAGGGGGCGAGCCTGCGGCGCCCGGCACGGAAGCGCCGGCCGCGGAGGACGGGGGGGCGGCGGCACCCGCGGCGACCGGTCAGACCGATCAATAATCAGATCGATCATTAATCACGGTAGTGGGAGGGAGACGCGATGGCAGAGAAGATGACCATTGACCAGATCGTTGATGGGATCGGCGACCTGTCCGCCCTGGATCTGTCGAAGCTGGTGAAGGCGCTGGAGGAGAAGTTCGGCGTCAGCGCCGCGGCGCCGATGATGGCGATGGTCGCTGCGGGCGGCGCGGCGGGGGCGGGCGCGGCCGCCGCGGTCGAGGAGCAGACCGAGTTCGACGCCATCCTCAAGGCGGTCGGCGACAAGAAGATCCAGGTCATCAAGGTGGTCCGCGAACTCACCGGCCTCGGCCTGAAAGAAGCCAAGGATCTGGTCGACGGCGCGCCCAAGCCGGTGAAGGAGAAGGTGGCCAAGCAAGAGGCCGAGGCGATCAAGGCCAAGCTCACCGAGGTCGGCGCCACGGTCGAGGTCAAGTAGCCTCGCGCTGCGCCCAGTCCCGCCAGTCCGCGCGCGCCCGGAGCGTTGGGGCACCCGCGGCTTGAGTGAGGGCGGACGCGAGCGGCTCAAGCCGCTTGACGGGAAACCCCGGTCGGTGATAACATAGCATTTACTGCTATAATGCTATTTTGCCGAACCCATCTCGATCCTGGGGTCCCAGGCCTACAGCGGACGCGAGGCGTGACTTCCTTTGCGTCCGCATGCCCATTCTGGACGTGAGTTTCACCTGGAGGCGAAACCAGTGAAGGGGAAAGTCGCATCGCCCAAGGGCAGGACGAAGAGCGTGGCGGGGAAGAAGGGCGCCCGGATCAAGCCGGGTGCGGTTCGCCTTGTGGCCAAGGAGTTCGCGCGCGCGCGGCTCCAACGCGTGGCGCCCCCGGGCGAGCGCAAGCGTCGCCCGCGCATCATGCGCACCATTCTGCTGGACACGAAGACGGAGCGGGCGCCGGTCGCCCTCTTTCAGGCTCCGCCGCCGGCCGCCCCGTCGCACACCGGGGTCCGCACGCTCAAAGGGGTCGGTGAGGTCAAGGTGACCCGGTACGGGAAGCGCAGCCGGGTGAGCTTCGCCAAGATCCCGAGCGTGCTCGATGCCCCCAACATGATCGAGATCCAGCGTGAGTCCTTCAAGTGGTTCCTGCGGGAGGGGATCCGGGAGGTGTTCGAAGAGGTCTCCCCGATCAAGGACTTTACCGGGAACCTCGAGCTCCACTTCGCGGTGGGGCGCCGGCGGTCCCGGACCCCGCAGGAGGACGAGCACGGCGATATGCACTTGGAGTTCGACGGGTACCGGCTGGAACAGCTCAAGTACTCCGTCGACGAGTGCCGGGAGCGCGACTACAACTACAGCGCCGCCCTGAAGGTTCAAGTCCGCCTGGTGATCAAGGAGACCGGCGAGATCAAGGAGCAGGAAGTCTTCATGGGGGACTTCCCGCTCATGACCGAGCAGGGGACCTTCGTGATCAACGGGGCCGAGCGGGTGGTGGTCAGCCAGCTCGTGCGCTCGCCCGGCGTCTACTACAGCATGGCCCCCGATACTAACGGCCGCCTGCTCCCCGCCGCGACCGTGATTCCCCACCGGGGGGCCTGGCTCGAGCTCGAGGTCGACGCCAACGGGGTGATCTTCGTCCGCATCGACCGGACCCGGAAGCTGCCGGTGACGGTCCTGCTGCGGGCCCTCGGCTACGCGAACGACGAGGATATCCTCAAGCTGTACGGGAGCGACAAAGCGGTCCAAGCGACGCTGCACAAGGACGACACCAAGACGACGGAGGAAGCGCTGCTCGGCATCTACCGCCGCCTCCGCCCCGGCGATCCGCCGACGATCGAGAGCGCCCGCACCCTGCTCAACACGCTGTTCTTCGACCCACGGCGGTATGACCTCGGCCGGGTCGGCCGCTACAAGCTGGACAAGAAGCTGGGACTGAAGCCCGCCCCCGCGGGAACGGCCGATGCCCGGGTGATCAAGTCCAAGGACATCGTCGAGATCGTCCGCTATCTCATCGAGTTGCACAACGGCGAAGGCAAGCCGGACGACATCGACCATCTCGGGAACCGTCGGGTGCGCTCGGTGGGCGAGCTTCTCCAGAACCAGTTCCGGATCGGGATGCTGCGCATGGAGCGGGTGATCCGGGAGCGGATGACGATCCAGGACGCCGGGGCGATCACCCCGCAGGTGCTGATCAACATCCGCCCGGTCGTCGCGGCGATCAAGGAGTTCTTCGGGTCGAGCCAGCTGTCGCAGTTCATGGACCAGACCAACCCCCTGGCCGAGCTCACCCACAAGCGCCGTCTGTCGGCGCTCGGCCCGGGCGGGCTCAGCCGCGAGCGGGCCGGGTTCGAGGTGCGCGACGTGCACACCTCGCACTACGGGCGGATGTGCCCGATCGAGACGCCGGAGGGACCGAACATCGGGCTGATCTCGTCGCTCGCCACCTTTGCCCGGGTCAACCCCTACGGGTTCATCGAAACCCCGTACCGCAAGGTGAAGGACGCACGGGTGAGCCGGTCGATCGAGTACCTGACCGCGGACGACGAGGAGAAGCACACGATCGCCCAGGCCAACGCGAAGATCAACCAGGACGGCAAGTTGACCGAGTCCCGGGTGACGGCCCGGCGCGGCAGCGCGATCGTGTTGGTTCCGCCCGACAAGATCGACTACATGGACGTGTCGCCGAAGCAGATCGTGAGCATCGCCACGGCGCTGATTCCGTTCCTCGAGCACGACGACTCGAATCGGGCGCTGATGGGGTCCAACATGCAGCGCCAGGCCGTGCCCCTCCTGCGCACCGAGGCGCCGCTGGTCGGCACCGGCATGGAGTACCGGGCCGCGATTGACTCCGGGGCGGTCGTGGTGGCGCGCGAGGCCGGGGTGGTCGACAGCGTGATGGGCGACGCCATCGTCATCAAGCCCGACCGGGGCAAGGAGCGCACGTACAAGCTGGTCAAATTCCAGCGCAGCAACCAGGGCACGTGCATCAACCAGCGCCCCATCGTCGAGGCCGGCGAGCACGTGGACGCCGGGGATGTGATCGCGGACGGCCCGTGTACGGACCAGGGGGAGATGGCGCTCGGCCACAACGTGCTGGTCGCGTTCATGCCCTGGGAAGGCTACAACTACGAGGACGCGATCCTGATCAGCGAACGGCTGATCAAGAAGGACCTGTTCACGAGCATCCACATCGAGGAGTATGAGGTGGAGGCCCGGGACACCAAGCTGGGGCCGGAAGAGATCACGCGGGACATCCCCAATGTGGGCGAGGAGGCGCTGCGCGACCTCGACGAAGCGGGGATCGTGCGCATCGGCGCCGAGGTCCGCAGCGGGGACATCCTGGTGGGCAAGGTGACCCCCAAGGGTGAGACCGAGCTCACCGCCGAGGAGCGGCTGCTGCGGGCGATCTTCGGCGAGAAGGCCCGCGAAGTCCGCGACACCTCGCTCAAGGTCCCCCACGGCGAGAAGGGCAAGGTCGTCGCGGTGAAGGTGTTCACCCGGGAAGCCGGCGATGAGCTCAGCCCCGGCGTCAACGAGCTCGTGCGCGTCTACGTCGCCCAGAAGCGCAAGATCACCGTGGGCGACAAGATGGCCGGGCGCCACGGCAACAAGGGCGTGGTGAGCAAGATCCTGCCGCCGGAGGAGATGCCGTATCTCCCCGACGGGACCCCGGTGGACATCGTGCTCAACCCGCTCGGGGTGCCGTCCCGGATGAACGTCGGGCAGGTGCTGGAGACGCACCTGGGGTGGGCCGCGGCGCTCCTCGGCTTCCACGCGGAGAGCCCGGTCTTCGACGGCCCGCGCGAGGACGAGATCCGCGAGATGCTGAAGAAGGCGTCCAAGACCGACGAGGGCGCCCGGGTCGGGATCGGTGAGACCGGCAAGACGACCCTGTACGACGGCCGCTCGGGCGAGAAGTTCGCGCAGCCGGTGACGGTCGGACAGATCTACATGATGAAGCTGCTCCATCTCGTCGAGGACAAGATCCACGCGCGGTCCACCGGCCCGTACTCGCTCATCACCCAGCAGCCGCTCGGCGGCAAGGCACAGTTCGGCGGCCAGCGGTTCGGCGAGATGGAGGTCTGGGCGCTCGAGGCGTACGGCTCGGCGAATACGCTGCAGGAGCTGCTCACCGTGAAATCGGACGACGTCGTCGGCCGGGTGAAAACCTACGAGGCGATCGTCAAGGGCGAGAACATCCAGGAACCCGGGGTGCCGGAGTCCTTCAAGGTGCTGGTCAAGGAGCTGCACAGCCTCTGCCTGGACGTCAAGGTCCTGAGCGAGGATCAGAAGGAGATCGAGCTCAAGGAGATCGAGGAAGACATCGCCGAGACCGCGCGCGCCCTGGGGATCAACCTGGAAGGCGAAGAGGCGCTGGTCGAGGAGTATTAGCCGCCCCCCCGCCGACCCCACCCGCGACGCGGGGGGAGTCGGCGGCAGAAGCGGTCGATACGTGGGGACAGACTGCGTGACCCTGGAGGGGCGTTGAGCGATGCAGGATGTTAACAATTTCTCCGCCGTGAAGATCGCGCTCGCGTCCCCGGACCGGATCCGTCTGTGGTCCCGGGGCGAAGTGAAGAAGCCCGAGACGATCAACTATCGGACGCTCAAGCCCGAGCGGGATGGGTTGTTCTGCGAGCGGATCTTCGGGCCCACCAAAGACTGGGAGTGTCACTGCGGGAAGTACAAGCGGATCCGGTTCAAGGGGATTATCTGCGACCGTTGCGGCGTTGAGGTGACCCGCGCCAAGGTGCGCCGGGAACGGATGGGCCACATCGAGTTGGCCGCCCCGGTCTGCCACATCTGGTACCTGAAAGGGGTGCCCAGCCGGACCGGCCTGATGCTGGACATGTCCCCGCGGGCCCTGGAGCGGGTGGTGTATTTCGCCTCGTACGTCGTGACCGACCCCGGCCACGTGAAGGGGTTGGCGAAGAAGCAGCTCCTGACCGAGGCCGAGTACCGCGAGCTGCGCGAGAAGCACGGGAACGCCTTTAAGGCCGGGATCGGGGCGGAGTCGATCAAGGAACTGCTGACCGAGCTCAGCCCCGACGCGGTGACGAAGAAGCTGCGCGTCGAGCTCAAGACGGCCAGCGGTCAGAAGCGGATGAAGATCCTGAAGCGGCTCGAGGTCGTCGAGGCGTTCCGCAAGAGCGGCAACAAGCCCGACTGGATGATCCTGGACGTCATCCCGGTGATCCCGCCGGACCTGCGGCCGATGGTGCAGCTGGACGGCGGCCGGTTTGCGACCAGCGACCTCAACGACCTGTACCGGCGGGTGATCAACCGCAACAACCGGCTGAAGCGGCTCCTCGATCTCGGCGCGCCGGAGATCATCGTGCGCAACGAGAAGCGGATGCTGCAGGAGGCCGTGGACGCGCTGATCGACAACGGCCGGCGCGGCCGCCCGGTCACGGGGCCGAACAACCGGCCGCTCAAGTCGCTTTCCGACATGCTGAAGGGCAAGCAGGGGCGGTTCCGCCAGAACCTCCTCGGCAAGCGCGTCGACTACTCGGGCCGCTCGGTGATCGTGGTCGGGCCGAACCTCCGGCTGCACCAGTGCGGCCTGCCCAAGGAGATGGCGCTCGAGCTCTTCAAGCCGTTCGTCATGAAGAAGCTCGTCGACCGCGGGCTCAGCCAGAACATCAAGAGCGCGAAGCGGATGGTCGAGCGCGCGCGGCCGGAGGTGTGGGACGTGCTCGAGGAAGTCGTGCACGAGCACCCGGTGCTGCTCAATCGCGCCCCGACGCTCCACCGGCTCGGGATCCAGGCGTTCGAGCCGGTGCTGATCGAGGGCAAGGCGATCCAGGTGCACCCGCTCGTCTGCACGGCCTACAACGCCGACTTCGACGGTGACCAGATGGCGATACACGTGCCGCTCTCGGCGGCGTCGCAGGCGGAGGCGCGCGTCCTGATGCTCTCCGCCTACAACATCCTCTCGCCGGCGTACGGTCGCGCGATCACGTCGCCGACGCGCGACATCGTGTTCGGCTGCTACTACCTGACGCTCGAGCGGACGGGCGCCCCGGGCGAAGGGAAGATCTTCTCGCGGCCGGACGAGGTCATCCTCGCCTACGAGAGCGGCATCGTGGACCTCCACGCCAAGATCAAGGTCCGGCTCAGCCACGACGGCGAGCTGATCGAGACGACCGTCGGGCGGGTGATCTTCAACGAGGCGATTCCGGAGGAGCTGCGGTTCATCAACGAGGTCTGCGACCGGAAGATCCTCTCGCAGATCGTCTCGGAAGCCTACAACCGGCTCGGCTCGACGAAAACGGTGCAGCTCCTGGACAGCATCAAGGACCTGGGGTTCCACTTCGCGACGGTGAGCGGCAGCGGCATCGCGCTCTCCGACATCGTCATCCCCAAGGAGAAGGAAGAGATCCTCGCCAAGGCGGACAAGGAGGTCGATGCGGTCGACACCCAGTATCGCCGCGGCCTGATCACCAACGAGGAGCGCTACCTCAAGACGGTCGATGTCTGGACCGAGGCCACGGAGACGATCACCCGGAGGATGCTGAGCGGGTTCGATCCGTTCAATCCGCTGTACATGATGGCCCAGTCGGGCGCGCGGGGCAACATCCAGCAGATCCGCCAGCTCGCGGGGATGCGCGGCCTCATGACCGACCCCTCCGGGCGGATCATCGAGCTGCCGATCAAGGCCAACTTCCGCG
This genomic window from bacterium contains:
- the rplL gene encoding 50S ribosomal protein L7/L12, whose translation is MAEKMTIDQIVDGIGDLSALDLSKLVKALEEKFGVSAAAPMMAMVAAGGAAGAGAAAAVEEQTEFDAILKAVGDKKIQVIKVVRELTGLGLKEAKDLVDGAPKPVKEKVAKQEAEAIKAKLTEVGATVEVK
- the rplJ gene encoding 50S ribosomal protein L10 yields the protein MANPRPEKVAMVEELEQRLRGASIVILTDYRGLTVAEIGALRGRLRDANVDYRVAKNTLLALAAERCGLPALAGFLTGPTAVVFGRDDPGVPARVLQEFIRQYRKLEIKGGVLGGQALDADEVRTLATLPSRGELLSRAIGMIQAPLRAVVMTLNAPARGLVQALDALRIKREPERPAASAADAGDPGGGEPAAPGTEAPAAEDGGAAAPAATGQTDQ
- the rplA gene encoding 50S ribosomal protein L1, with the protein product MAMHGKRYREAAKLIGEGQAYDPQAAIAIIKQMPGTKFDQTVEVDIRLGIDSKQADQQVRGTVVLPHGTGKTVRLLVFAKGEKVKEAQEAGADYVGLEEFVEKIQGGWLEFDVAAAAPDVMNVVGRLGRVLGPRGLMPNPKAGTVTFDLARAVKEIKAGKIEYRVDKFGILHVPVGKLSFAEPSLLENFTVLLTAILRAKPASSKGQYLRSISLSATMSPGIAIDPAKVSSLATAGAA
- the rpoC gene encoding DNA-directed RNA polymerase subunit beta', whose amino-acid sequence is MQDVNNFSAVKIALASPDRIRLWSRGEVKKPETINYRTLKPERDGLFCERIFGPTKDWECHCGKYKRIRFKGIICDRCGVEVTRAKVRRERMGHIELAAPVCHIWYLKGVPSRTGLMLDMSPRALERVVYFASYVVTDPGHVKGLAKKQLLTEAEYRELREKHGNAFKAGIGAESIKELLTELSPDAVTKKLRVELKTASGQKRMKILKRLEVVEAFRKSGNKPDWMILDVIPVIPPDLRPMVQLDGGRFATSDLNDLYRRVINRNNRLKRLLDLGAPEIIVRNEKRMLQEAVDALIDNGRRGRPVTGPNNRPLKSLSDMLKGKQGRFRQNLLGKRVDYSGRSVIVVGPNLRLHQCGLPKEMALELFKPFVMKKLVDRGLSQNIKSAKRMVERARPEVWDVLEEVVHEHPVLLNRAPTLHRLGIQAFEPVLIEGKAIQVHPLVCTAYNADFDGDQMAIHVPLSAASQAEARVLMLSAYNILSPAYGRAITSPTRDIVFGCYYLTLERTGAPGEGKIFSRPDEVILAYESGIVDLHAKIKVRLSHDGELIETTVGRVIFNEAIPEELRFINEVCDRKILSQIVSEAYNRLGSTKTVQLLDSIKDLGFHFATVSGSGIALSDIVIPKEKEEILAKADKEVDAVDTQYRRGLITNEERYLKTVDVWTEATETITRRMLSGFDPFNPLYMMAQSGARGNIQQIRQLAGMRGLMTDPSGRIIELPIKANFREGLTVLEYFISTHGQRKGLADTAIRTSESGYLTRRLVDVAQDVIVRADDCQTTSGVEMAPIMDGSQVVVSLADRITGRVAAEDVLAPRGKKVLVEAGQEIEEAAAEEIEAAGITAVSVRSVLSCKTRFGICARCYGRNLASGKLVEIGEAVGIIAAQSIGEPGTQLTMRTFHTGGVAGFDITQGLPRVEELFEARRPKGQAVISEIDGKVHVSESKSARVLTVSGRDDEREYPVASGVRLRVADGDKVSAGDQLTDGSVNPHDILRIKGLAAVQGYLVQEIQSVYRSQGVDINDKHIEIIVRQMLRRVKVEEPGDTEFAPGELVDVFALDGENTRAMASRKEPATARPVLLGITKASLATESFLSAASFQETARVLTDAAIKGKVDPLLGLKENVIIGKLIPAGTGMPCYRSIKISVEGLS
- the rplK gene encoding 50S ribosomal protein L11 produces the protein MKKIAAIVKLQIPAGKATPAPPVGPALGQHGVNIMEFCKSYNEKTARQVGTIVPVEITVFADRTFTFVMKTPPASVLLKKAAGLEKASGEPNKKKVGKVTKQQIREIAETKLTDLNTKDLDAAMRMIEGTARSMGIEVG
- the rpoB gene encoding DNA-directed RNA polymerase subunit beta, giving the protein MKGKVASPKGRTKSVAGKKGARIKPGAVRLVAKEFARARLQRVAPPGERKRRPRIMRTILLDTKTERAPVALFQAPPPAAPSHTGVRTLKGVGEVKVTRYGKRSRVSFAKIPSVLDAPNMIEIQRESFKWFLREGIREVFEEVSPIKDFTGNLELHFAVGRRRSRTPQEDEHGDMHLEFDGYRLEQLKYSVDECRERDYNYSAALKVQVRLVIKETGEIKEQEVFMGDFPLMTEQGTFVINGAERVVVSQLVRSPGVYYSMAPDTNGRLLPAATVIPHRGAWLELEVDANGVIFVRIDRTRKLPVTVLLRALGYANDEDILKLYGSDKAVQATLHKDDTKTTEEALLGIYRRLRPGDPPTIESARTLLNTLFFDPRRYDLGRVGRYKLDKKLGLKPAPAGTADARVIKSKDIVEIVRYLIELHNGEGKPDDIDHLGNRRVRSVGELLQNQFRIGMLRMERVIRERMTIQDAGAITPQVLINIRPVVAAIKEFFGSSQLSQFMDQTNPLAELTHKRRLSALGPGGLSRERAGFEVRDVHTSHYGRMCPIETPEGPNIGLISSLATFARVNPYGFIETPYRKVKDARVSRSIEYLTADDEEKHTIAQANAKINQDGKLTESRVTARRGSAIVLVPPDKIDYMDVSPKQIVSIATALIPFLEHDDSNRALMGSNMQRQAVPLLRTEAPLVGTGMEYRAAIDSGAVVVAREAGVVDSVMGDAIVIKPDRGKERTYKLVKFQRSNQGTCINQRPIVEAGEHVDAGDVIADGPCTDQGEMALGHNVLVAFMPWEGYNYEDAILISERLIKKDLFTSIHIEEYEVEARDTKLGPEEITRDIPNVGEEALRDLDEAGIVRIGAEVRSGDILVGKVTPKGETELTAEERLLRAIFGEKAREVRDTSLKVPHGEKGKVVAVKVFTREAGDELSPGVNELVRVYVAQKRKITVGDKMAGRHGNKGVVSKILPPEEMPYLPDGTPVDIVLNPLGVPSRMNVGQVLETHLGWAAALLGFHAESPVFDGPREDEIREMLKKASKTDEGARVGIGETGKTTLYDGRSGEKFAQPVTVGQIYMMKLLHLVEDKIHARSTGPYSLITQQPLGGKAQFGGQRFGEMEVWALEAYGSANTLQELLTVKSDDVVGRVKTYEAIVKGENIQEPGVPESFKVLVKELHSLCLDVKVLSEDQKEIELKEIEEDIAETARALGINLEGEEALVEEY